In Fervidobacterium sp., the sequence GAACTATTGTTGAAAAAAGGTGAACGAGAGATTTTTAAAAGTTTGGTCTCCGTTTCTCAAGGTAAACTTAATGAGTTTTCAATTGATGAGTAAAAAAGGAGTGTGGAAAATGAAAAACAGTCGTCTCAGGTTTTTATCGATTGTTTTTTTAATATTTTCAGCATTTTTATTAGGTGCTGTAAATATCAAAGATCTTTCTCCATCGGCAAGTACTTACAAAGCGGTAAGCGATTTAATTGAAAAGAAGATAATGGACATTGACTCTAACGGAAACTTTAAACCTTCTTTGCTAATAACAAAACTAGACTTGGCAAGGTATTTGTATAACCTTATAGATTACTACAATCTTGATACTTCTTTGAAAACTTCTTCGCAACAAACAGGCTTAGGCGCTGAGGATCTACGTAAGCTCGACGGTAGAATTACTGGTATTGAAAAGAACGTACAAAGCATTCAAAGTACATTAAATGATTTGAAGAAAGTTGATAGTAAGGTTTTAGAAATGGAGAAGAATATTCAAAGTATTCAAAGCGACTTGAGTAAAATAAACAGTAGAATCTCCGTAATAGAGCGAGGTTTACTAAATCCTCAAGATGTAAGTAAATTAGGAAGCAGGATTGATGGAATTGAAAAAGATTTAAAGGAAATTCAGAACAATCTTGTTAAGCTTGAGAACAAGCTATCTACGATTGAAAAAAACTTATCAGTTGTCCAAGACTCAAGCAAAATCTCTGGAAGAGTTTCAGATATTGAAAAGCAAATACAAAGTTTTCAAAGTGATTTAAACAAAATTGAGGGCAAAATCTCAGGACTTGAGAAAAACATTCAGAGTGTTCAAGATGCGGGAAAGCTTGGCAGTAAAATTTCTGACATTGAGAAAGCTGTTCAAAATATCGAAAGTAATTCAACGAAGCTTAACAACAAAATCTCCGGTTTAGATGTAGACCTCCAAAATCTTCAAACTTTGGTGAGCAGATTAGAAAAAAGGTTGGCTAATTTGGAAGGAAATTACAAACCTAAAACCGAAGAACTTGAAGGGCAACTTTCGACTTTGCAAAAAACTGTTCAGAGTGTTTCTCAAGGAATTCTAAAACTGCAAGGTGATATTGAAGGATTGAAAAACAATATCCAAAGTAATTTAAAGTCTGTTTTAGAGTCTCATGCATCAGATGTAAATTCTTTAAATAGCGAGATACAAAAATTGTCTAAGAAAATGAGTGATATAGAAAAGAGTTTAGATAACTACTCTAAAAGCCTTGAAGAAGTGACAAAAAAATTAAAGGAGCTTGAGAACACTCAAAATAAACTTGAATCAAATCTTCAAAACAACATGGCGAAAACAAGTAACTTAGAAATCGAGCTGAAAAATTCAGATCTTCAGCTGGATAAAAGATTGTCAAAAATAGAAGAATTGATAAACAAAACAGATGATTTTATAAAGAGGATAGAATCGGCTGATGTCATAACAATAGCAAACACTTTCAGCAATCTTCAGTTGATTACCAATCGTTTTGATCAGCTCGATTCAAGATTATCCGAGCTAGAAAAAAAAGATAGCATCTCAACAGAAACGCTGCTCAAAGAATTGAACCAACTTAGGACTGAAAATAATAACAACATGAACAAATTACAGAACGATATTTCCCAACAAAGGGCTAATCAACAAAGTACATTAGAACAATTAACATCCCAAAAAAAAGAAATTGAGGACTTAAAAAACGAACTGAATATAACAAGATTGGTAGCCTTGATCAGTCTTGCTTTGTCACTGATTTTTGGAATACTTTTTGTCATTCAATAAACATAAGGAGTAAGATATGATAGGTGTCGCATTACAAGCTGGTGGTGTCAAGGGTTTTGTTCACATTGCAACTTTAAAATTGTTTGATATATGTAATCAAAAACCAGATGTTCTTGCAGGTTCATCTTTTGGAGCAATTGTTGGAACATTGTACTCTATTTACGAAGACTCAGATAAAGTGTATAGTGTTCTTTCAGAAAACATAGAATATTTTTTGAAATCCAATAACGTAGCAAGGTCAAAATTTATTAGTCTTGAACTTGTACTTAAAGAATCATTATTTACACTTGATGAATACTATAAATTTTTCAAACGCCTTTACGAACGGAAAAAATTCTCTGAACTCAAAATCCCTGCAATTGTTGTAGTTTTTGACTTTGAAAACATGAGTTCAATGGTAATCAACGAAGGCTATTTAGTGGACGCTGTGCTTGCAAGCTGTACCGTACCAGGTGTATTTCAACCAACTTACATAGCAGGTAGTAAAATGCTCGATGGTGGAATACTTTCACCTCTGCCTACTACTGAACTGAGAAATTATGGAGCAACAAAAATAGTAGCAAGTGTTCTTGAAGAAACCAAGAAAACTTACAATACTCAAATGGAACTAATGCTTTACATTGATTCGTTAAAAGAAAGCATAATTCTTCAAAAAGAAATTTCAAACTCAGAATTTGTTATTAAATATCCCGTTAAGAACAGCTGGGATGAGTTTCAGAAATACAAAGAAGTGTTCGACATCGGTATGAACACTGCACTCAAAAGGAGAGATGAGTTTGAAAATTTCCTTAGGTGGTGATGTTGTACAATACCTTGGAGTTGTAGGATTTCTCAAGGCACTTGATGAAGCAGGATTTAACGATTACCAAATAAATTGTTCAGGTTTCTCATGTATCCCAGCGCTGTTATGGCTTTACAATAAAAAAAACGCGTACAATATAATTGCAAGAATGTGGGAAGAGTGTTTTAAAACGTTTCCAAGCGCATCAACCTTATCTCTTAATGAGCTTTCAAAAAGTTTCAGCATGTTGTTAAAAATGCAGAAGCGAATTGATTTCGCAACAAGTAAAGAAAAAATCATGGAGTTTACCGATAAATGGATACCAGAAATTAACACTACAAGTCTTGAAAACTTGGACATATATGCCTATAATCTGGCTGAGAATAAAGAAGAAAAAATTTTCGGAAACTCAAAAGAAGTGATTGCAAAAGCGATAGCTTATCCGTTGGATTTTTCCCCTGTAGATTCTTACATATCTCTTAGTTGGGTAGTTGGAATTCCGAATGGAGATGTTATAATATATCTTAGTTGGGAAAAATCTCTCTACCCTCAAAGGGCTACAGACTACCTTCTCCTTTCCACATTTGCAAGGACCTTTGAATTGGTAAAGCAAAAAAGTATGGAAGCAAGAGTTTATCTGGAAGTCAACTTGAAAAATTTTAGGGATATTTCTACTGTCAGTAAGCGTTTTTATGATTGTGGACTAAAACTATTAGATTTAATAACCACCAAATAACCAAAAAAATATTAAATTATTTTTAGGAGGGAAGTTCATGAAAAGAGCTATCAGATTGTTGACTATTATCTCGGTATTATTGGTACTATTTGTTGTACTTACTTCTCAAACAACTACTACACAAAAAACTACCGCAACAAAATCCAAAACCGTACGTGTTTCTGCTGATTACGTGGAACCCAAGAGTGACGTCATATACTATAAAGGGCGTATATTTGTTAACATAGAAGAAGATAAGGTTAGTGTTAAGGCATCAGAAATGTACGTAAGAAAAGTTAGCGACAAATGGAAAATTGTTGATATACCGGCAAGAGCTGAATTTAGCTTTGATGGTGGTAGTGCAACCGCTGACAGAATGAATTACGACTTAGATAATCGAACTGGAACCATGACGAATGCAAATGTTACTGTAATCGACACGAAAAGTAATGAAAGAATAGTCATAGTTGCGGATACTCTCAATTTTGATCTTGAAAATGACAGATACAGCGGTACAAAAAAAGGTGGCGTAAGTATAACAAAGGGTAAAGTAACAGCCGTAGCTGATAGATTCGAATACGATAAGAAAAAAGGAGAACTCATACTTGTTGGTTCAGTTGTGATAAATGATCCAGATAAGAACCTTAAAATGACTGCCTCCGATGCCACCATATACACTGAAAAGAACGATATGAAAGCCAATAATGTTAACATTGAGCTGAAAGTAGAATAGTGACTTAGTATATCTAAATTGATTTAGAGAGAGTGGAAAAATTGAAAAGAATCATTATTTCAGGGCCCACAGGGGTCGGAAAGACAAATTTAGTTGTGGAGTTGTCAAATTATTTGCCTATAGAAGTCATATCTATGGATTCAAGACAGATTTATAAATATATGGATATTGGTACGGCAAAGCCTGATCCATACCAACTGATGGTTGTAAAACACCATATGATAGATATCATCGAACCATCAGATTATTTTAATGCGTTCTTATATCAAAAACAAGCAAAAGAAGTAGAAAAAAGAGTCATCTCAAACGGCAAAATCCCAATATTTGTAGGTGGAACAGGTTTGTACATCGATGCTATAGTAAAAGGTTTTTTCGAAGGTGTTCCAAGGGATGAGAACATACGTAGAGAGCTAAACAAACTTAACGAACAAGAACCTGGTATATTAAGAAAGATGTTAGAAGAGTTTGATCCACAAGCAGCTATTAGGATTCATCCACAAGATACAAAAAGAACGATAAGGGCCCTTGAGGTTTACTTGAAGACGGGAAAGAGGATCTCTGAGTTACAAAATCAAAATACAGGTGAGGATTTTGTGTTGATAATTCTAAATTTGGAAAGGGAGAAACTATACGAGAAAATAAACTCAAGAGCGGAAAAGATGATAGAACACGGACTAATAGAAGAGGTAAAACAATTAGTTCAGAAGTACGATAAAAACATCGAAGCGTTTAAAACAATAGGATACAGGGAAATAATAGGTTATCTTGAAGGGCTATACAGTCTAGAATCTGCTATTCATCTTATTAAACGAAACACCCGTCATTATGCTCGAAGGCAACTTATCTATTTAAGACGATTTAAAAATGCCCTATGGTTTGATCCTCTTGAAAAGGGAACAGTGCAAAAGATTCTTGAGATAATCAAAAAGGAAACACTTTTTTGATTAGTCTACATAATTTCTCTCATACTAATTCTTCATTGCTTTCAATTCTCCAAACAATACCTGAAGTACACGAGGTGAAACGAATGGAAGCATTGTATAGAAAATACAGACCCAAAAATTTTTCTGATATAGTGGGACAGGAGCACATAAAAAAATTACTGAAAAATGCCTTGAAAAAACAAAGCGTAAGCCATGCCTACATATTTGCTGGTCCAAGAGGAACTGGTAAGACTACAACAGCTCGAGTTCTTGCCAAATCTTTAAATTGTGAGAAAAATCAGTATGGTGAACCATGTAATGAATGCGCTTCATGTAAGGCTATTGACAACGGCTCACATCTTGATGTCATAGAACTTGATGCAGCATCGAATAGAGGAATAGATGAGATTAGAAAAATTAAAGATGGAGTTAACTTCTCACCGGTCATGGGAAAATACAAGGTATATATAATCGACGAAGTTCACATGCTTACAAAAGAAGCATTTAATGCACTTCTGAAAACCCTTGAAGAACCACCGCAACACGTTGTTTTTGTATTGGCAACAACAAATCCTGAAAAAATTCCACCAACTATAACCTCAAGATGCCACGTACTTGAATTCAGAAATATTTACCAACAAGACATAGTTTACCAGTTGAGGAAGATTTCAGATGCAGAAGGTTATGATATAGACGAAAAAGCGCTGTACAAAATAGCAAAAAGAGCTGCTGGCGGACTTAGAGACGCCCTTTCAATTCTTGAACAGGTTGTAAGATATGCTGCCGGTGAGGTTACAGAAAAGGTAGTTGAAGAGGCCTTGGGCTTGGTTGATGAAGAAACTATCGGATACTTTATAGATTCAATCTTAAAAAATGACGTGCACAATATTGAAAAAATTTTAAACGAAATATACATTGAGCGAGGGGATTTTGAGACTTTCGTCACTCAACTAATTGAAAAAACAATTGAAGACCCAGAAACTCAAAATGTAAAGCTTGCTTTAGAACTTTACAAAGCCTTTAAAGAAATAAAATTTGCAGAAGAAAAATTATTGATTGCCAAATTAATGTTTCTGAGTATAGCAGATAAGTTCGGTAGCGCATCTAACAAAAAGGATAAAGAACTCAAAGAGTCCGAGAACAAAACGGATGCTCTAAGTCTTAGTCAAACATTCGATGTAAAATCTACTGACAAATCAACCTTAGAGAATAAACTTAAATTTCAGCAAGATGAAAAGAAAAAAGAAGCGGATGATTTGCATAATTTGGGAGAAGAATCAAATACGGAGGAAATTATAACTTCTGGAACGTTAAACATTGTAAAACCAGTAACTAAGGAAATACTTGATGAGCTGAAAATGAAAGGTGACTTATCTATATTTGTTGGATTGTCTCTTGCAAATGTATTGGAGCAAGAAGACAAAATAAAAATTATTTTTGACAAATCAAAACAATTTAGCTATGAGGTTATCCGTGAAAAAAGTGAAGAGATTGCTTTAATTTACAAAAACAAAACGGGGTTAAACAGGAAGGTAGAAGTTATACTTTCAGACGAAGTAACAGACCCGATACTCGAACGCTTGAAGCTACTTTTTGATGAAGCTAGTTTTGAAAAATAATAATTTAGGGGGGAAAAAATTAACATGATTAGCATATACGAGATAATAAGCAAAGCAAAAAATCTTAGGGCAACTGATATTCATCTTTCGGTGGATAATCCACCTGTCATACGCGTAGACGGTTTCTTGTCCAAAATCCAAGGATATCAACCAGTAACAAAGGTAGAATTAAGACAAGCAATTGAACAATTACTTACTGAAAACGGAATAACAACAGACTCCATGGAAATAGACTTCTCGTTTGGTTTTCAAGATGTTAGAATAAGGGCCAATTTATACTACGAAAGAGGAAACCCAGCTATCGCACTTAGAATTATAACTAAAAAAATTCGCACATTTGATGAACTTGGCTTACCACCTATTCTCAAGGATTTTTGCGATAGGGACACAGGCTTGATTATAGTTACTGGACCAACAGGTAGTGGAAAATCAACAACTCTTGCGGCAATGATAGACTATATTAATTCTAAATATGCGTACCACATAATAACAATAGAAGATCCAATTGAATATGTGTTTGAAAATAAAAATTCACTAATTCATCAGCGTGAAGTAGGAAGGGATACCGAGGAATTTGCAGATGCGTTAAAATATGCCTTAAGGCAAGATCCAGACATCATACTTGTGGGAGAAATGAGGGACTTAGAGACAATTTCTATGGCGTTAACAGCTGCAGAAACAGGACATTTGGTTCTTGCAACTCTTCATACAAATTCTGCAGCTACTGCTCCAGAACGCATTGTTGACGTTTTTCCTGCACATCAACAAAAGCAAATATCTCTTCAACTTGCCAATACACTCGTTGGGGTAGTTTATCAAAGACTAGTTCCAAAAAAGAACATGGGTATGGTTCCTATTGTTGAAGTGCTTGTCGCAAACACAGCTGTGAAAAACCTTATAAGAGAAGGTAAAATCCACCAGATAGAAAGTATAATGCAAACAGCTCAAAAACAAGGAAATGTACTTTTCGACGACGCACTCTTGAAAGCTTACTTTTCTGGTGAAATTTCCAAGGAGACTGTCATGTCGTTTGCTCGAAATCCTGAGGAGGTGGCTAAGAAGATCGGATGGACAGGAATCTAATGGAAAATATAAAAGATTGGGTGAGAAAAACTCTTGAAGAGCTTGAGAAAAAAATGACTGAGAACCTGGAAATAAAGGAAATGATAAAAGTCTCGGCAGATTTTACGAAGTTCAAAGAAATAGATGAACTGATCAATGAGTA encodes:
- a CDS encoding S-layer homology domain-containing protein, whose translation is MKNSRLRFLSIVFLIFSAFLLGAVNIKDLSPSASTYKAVSDLIEKKIMDIDSNGNFKPSLLITKLDLARYLYNLIDYYNLDTSLKTSSQQTGLGAEDLRKLDGRITGIEKNVQSIQSTLNDLKKVDSKVLEMEKNIQSIQSDLSKINSRISVIERGLLNPQDVSKLGSRIDGIEKDLKEIQNNLVKLENKLSTIEKNLSVVQDSSKISGRVSDIEKQIQSFQSDLNKIEGKISGLEKNIQSVQDAGKLGSKISDIEKAVQNIESNSTKLNNKISGLDVDLQNLQTLVSRLEKRLANLEGNYKPKTEELEGQLSTLQKTVQSVSQGILKLQGDIEGLKNNIQSNLKSVLESHASDVNSLNSEIQKLSKKMSDIEKSLDNYSKSLEEVTKKLKELENTQNKLESNLQNNMAKTSNLEIELKNSDLQLDKRLSKIEELINKTDDFIKRIESADVITIANTFSNLQLITNRFDQLDSRLSELEKKDSISTETLLKELNQLRTENNNNMNKLQNDISQQRANQQSTLEQLTSQKKEIEDLKNELNITRLVALISLALSLIFGILFVIQ
- a CDS encoding organic solvent tolerance protein OstA — its product is MKRAIRLLTIISVLLVLFVVLTSQTTTTQKTTATKSKTVRVSADYVEPKSDVIYYKGRIFVNIEEDKVSVKASEMYVRKVSDKWKIVDIPARAEFSFDGGSATADRMNYDLDNRTGTMTNANVTVIDTKSNERIVIVADTLNFDLENDRYSGTKKGGVSITKGKVTAVADRFEYDKKKGELILVGSVVINDPDKNLKMTASDATIYTEKNDMKANNVNIELKVE
- the miaA gene encoding tRNA (adenosine(37)-N6)-dimethylallyltransferase MiaA, with protein sequence MKRIIISGPTGVGKTNLVVELSNYLPIEVISMDSRQIYKYMDIGTAKPDPYQLMVVKHHMIDIIEPSDYFNAFLYQKQAKEVEKRVISNGKIPIFVGGTGLYIDAIVKGFFEGVPRDENIRRELNKLNEQEPGILRKMLEEFDPQAAIRIHPQDTKRTIRALEVYLKTGKRISELQNQNTGEDFVLIILNLEREKLYEKINSRAEKMIEHGLIEEVKQLVQKYDKNIEAFKTIGYREIIGYLEGLYSLESAIHLIKRNTRHYARRQLIYLRRFKNALWFDPLEKGTVQKILEIIKKETLF
- a CDS encoding patatin-like phospholipase family protein, with the protein product MIGVALQAGGVKGFVHIATLKLFDICNQKPDVLAGSSFGAIVGTLYSIYEDSDKVYSVLSENIEYFLKSNNVARSKFISLELVLKESLFTLDEYYKFFKRLYERKKFSELKIPAIVVVFDFENMSSMVINEGYLVDAVLASCTVPGVFQPTYIAGSKMLDGGILSPLPTTELRNYGATKIVASVLEETKKTYNTQMELMLYIDSLKESIILQKEISNSEFVIKYPVKNSWDEFQKYKEVFDIGMNTALKRRDEFENFLRW
- a CDS encoding type IV pilus twitching motility protein PilT translates to MISIYEIISKAKNLRATDIHLSVDNPPVIRVDGFLSKIQGYQPVTKVELRQAIEQLLTENGITTDSMEIDFSFGFQDVRIRANLYYERGNPAIALRIITKKIRTFDELGLPPILKDFCDRDTGLIIVTGPTGSGKSTTLAAMIDYINSKYAYHIITIEDPIEYVFENKNSLIHQREVGRDTEEFADALKYALRQDPDIILVGEMRDLETISMALTAAETGHLVLATLHTNSAATAPERIVDVFPAHQQKQISLQLANTLVGVVYQRLVPKKNMGMVPIVEVLVANTAVKNLIREGKIHQIESIMQTAQKQGNVLFDDALLKAYFSGEISKETVMSFARNPEEVAKKIGWTGI
- the dnaX gene encoding DNA polymerase III subunit gamma/tau, yielding MEALYRKYRPKNFSDIVGQEHIKKLLKNALKKQSVSHAYIFAGPRGTGKTTTARVLAKSLNCEKNQYGEPCNECASCKAIDNGSHLDVIELDAASNRGIDEIRKIKDGVNFSPVMGKYKVYIIDEVHMLTKEAFNALLKTLEEPPQHVVFVLATTNPEKIPPTITSRCHVLEFRNIYQQDIVYQLRKISDAEGYDIDEKALYKIAKRAAGGLRDALSILEQVVRYAAGEVTEKVVEEALGLVDEETIGYFIDSILKNDVHNIEKILNEIYIERGDFETFVTQLIEKTIEDPETQNVKLALELYKAFKEIKFAEEKLLIAKLMFLSIADKFGSASNKKDKELKESENKTDALSLSQTFDVKSTDKSTLENKLKFQQDEKKKEADDLHNLGEESNTEEIITSGTLNIVKPVTKEILDELKMKGDLSIFVGLSLANVLEQEDKIKIIFDKSKQFSYEVIREKSEEIALIYKNKTGLNRKVEVILSDEVTDPILERLKLLFDEASFEK